In the Micromonospora narathiwatensis genome, one interval contains:
- a CDS encoding SigB/SigF/SigG family RNA polymerase sigma factor, translating to MTAHTLSEQRTTPPPTTGKLDPNALADSAADLLNAMAALPADHPSRPALRDRAIEAWLPLANHLAHRYGGRGEPTDDLAQTAAVGLIKAIDKFDPSRGVDFAGYAIPTIIGELKRHFRDRTWDIRVPRRLQELRLAISDANSSLLQTLGRSPTVADIAAHLGLTEEEVLEGLEGARAYNAVSLSTPTGDGERSTELGDLLGGEDGEFELAELRVALGPALATLDEREQRILTLRFYGNLTQSQIAEQIGVSQMHVSRLLARALGKLRGQLDGTY from the coding sequence ATGACCGCGCACACGCTCAGCGAGCAGCGGACCACGCCGCCGCCCACCACCGGCAAGCTCGACCCGAACGCGCTCGCCGACAGCGCCGCCGATCTGCTCAACGCGATGGCCGCGCTGCCCGCCGACCACCCGTCGCGCCCCGCGCTGCGGGACCGGGCGATCGAGGCCTGGCTGCCGCTCGCCAACCACCTCGCCCACCGCTACGGCGGCCGGGGCGAGCCCACGGACGACCTGGCGCAGACCGCCGCGGTCGGCCTGATCAAGGCGATCGACAAGTTCGACCCGTCCCGGGGCGTCGACTTCGCCGGCTACGCCATCCCGACCATCATCGGCGAACTCAAGCGGCACTTCCGCGACCGCACCTGGGACATCCGGGTGCCCCGCCGGCTGCAGGAGCTGCGGCTGGCCATCTCCGACGCCAACAGCTCACTGCTGCAGACCCTCGGCCGCTCGCCCACGGTCGCCGACATCGCCGCCCACCTCGGCCTCACCGAGGAGGAGGTCCTGGAGGGCCTGGAGGGCGCCCGCGCGTACAACGCGGTGTCGCTGTCCACCCCGACCGGCGACGGCGAGCGGTCCACCGAGCTGGGCGACCTGCTCGGCGGCGAGGACGGCGAGTTCGAGCTGGCCGAACTGCGGGTCGCGCTGGGCCCGGCGCTGGCCACCCTGGACGAACGCGAGCAGCGGATCCTCACGCTGCGCTTCTACGGCAACCTGACCCAGTCGCAGATCGCCGAGCAGATCGGCGTGTCCCAGATGCACGTGTCCCGGCTGCTGGCCCGGGCGCTCGGCAAGCTGCGCGGGCAGCTCGACGGAACGTACTAG
- a CDS encoding pirin family protein, whose protein sequence is MPAITVDDVLVLPRLPQLDESTTFRPVRRVTTAPSGYEGEGFPVRRAFAGVPLTELDPFIHLDQMGEVDYAPGEPKGTAWHPHRGFETVTYMIDGIMDHQDSQGGGGTITDGDTQWMTAGSGLLHIEAPPEQLVMSGGLFHGLQLWVNLPRVAKMNPPRYQDIRGRESALLTTPDGGALIRVIAGEVAGHRGPGSTHTPITIAHVTLQPGAELSLPWRPDFNALVYVLAGRGTVGTDRRPIHLGQLAVHGPGDALRVTADAKQDGNAPALELYLMGGQPIREPVAHYGPFVMNTRDELIQAFEDFQAGRLGVIPAGRLPHTGGEGSRP, encoded by the coding sequence ATGCCCGCCATCACCGTCGACGACGTTCTCGTCCTGCCCCGCCTGCCGCAGCTCGACGAGTCCACCACCTTCCGCCCGGTCCGCCGGGTGACCACCGCGCCGAGCGGCTACGAGGGCGAGGGCTTCCCGGTCCGCCGGGCCTTCGCCGGCGTCCCGCTGACCGAGCTGGACCCGTTCATCCACCTCGACCAGATGGGCGAGGTGGACTACGCCCCGGGCGAGCCGAAGGGGACGGCCTGGCACCCGCACCGCGGCTTCGAGACGGTGACCTACATGATCGACGGGATCATGGACCACCAGGACTCGCAGGGCGGCGGCGGCACCATCACCGACGGCGACACCCAGTGGATGACGGCCGGCAGCGGCCTGCTGCACATCGAGGCGCCGCCGGAGCAGCTGGTGATGAGCGGTGGTCTCTTCCACGGCCTCCAGCTCTGGGTCAACCTGCCCCGGGTGGCCAAGATGAACCCGCCGCGCTACCAGGACATCCGCGGCCGGGAGTCGGCGCTGCTGACCACGCCCGACGGCGGCGCGCTGATCCGGGTGATCGCCGGCGAGGTCGCCGGGCACCGGGGCCCGGGCTCGACCCACACCCCGATCACCATCGCCCACGTGACGCTCCAGCCGGGCGCGGAGCTGAGCCTGCCCTGGCGGCCGGACTTCAACGCGCTGGTCTACGTGCTGGCCGGCCGGGGCACGGTGGGCACCGACCGGCGCCCGATCCACCTCGGCCAGCTCGCCGTGCACGGTCCCGGCGACGCGCTGCGGGTCACCGCGGACGCGAAGCAGGACGGCAACGCCCCGGCCCTGGAGCTCTACCTCATGGGCGGGCAGCCGATCCGGGAGCCGGTGGCGCACTACGGCCCGTTCGTGATGAACACCCGGGACGAGCTGATCCAGGCGTTCGAGGACTTCCAGGCCGGCCGGCTCGGCGTGATCCCGGCCGGGCGGCTGCCGCACACCGGCGGCGAGGGCAGCCGCCCCTGA
- a CDS encoding MarR family winged helix-turn-helix transcriptional regulator codes for MTESLNPERLAAWRAYIEASQRLFTQLEDDLRAASELSFADYHVLVLLSEAPGQRLRMGELAGRLVFSPSRLTYQISSMQRRGLVARQSCPEDRRGSEAVLTAAGLLALREAAPHHLRSVRTHLMDDLDDAEVACLTRVFERLGRRLRADRDASSTPADK; via the coding sequence GTGACCGAGAGCCTGAACCCCGAGCGGCTGGCCGCCTGGCGCGCGTACATCGAGGCGAGCCAGCGGCTCTTCACCCAGCTCGAGGACGACCTGCGCGCGGCCAGCGAGCTGAGCTTCGCCGACTACCACGTGCTGGTCCTGCTCTCCGAGGCGCCGGGGCAACGGTTGCGGATGGGCGAGCTGGCCGGCCGGCTGGTCTTCTCGCCGAGCCGGCTGACGTACCAGATCTCCTCGATGCAGCGGCGCGGCCTGGTCGCCCGGCAGTCCTGCCCGGAGGACCGACGCGGCAGCGAGGCCGTGCTGACCGCGGCCGGCCTGCTGGCGCTGCGCGAGGCCGCACCGCACCACCTGCGCTCCGTGCGTACCCATCTGATGGACGACCTCGACGACGCCGAGGTCGCCTGCCTCACCCGGGTCTTCGAGCGGCTCGGCCGGCGCCTGCGCGCCGACCGCGACGCGTCGTCCACCCCGGCCGACAAGTAA
- a CDS encoding DUF1684 domain-containing protein, protein MDDLDLLDWRERLARLYLSDLDLAGFRAARDELFRSHPCSPLPAAERPGFTGLRWFPHDPAAVVEAPLRPASGTESIDTGGPDGVVGYRRVAVAETPWGPLTVWWIDAYGGGLFVPLLDATCGAETYGGGRYLTDTVKGTFGRGLTVLPGGRVRLDANYLYNPSCAYDDRWACPLAPAENRADVPIRAGELAYHG, encoded by the coding sequence ATGGATGATCTCGACCTGCTCGACTGGCGGGAGCGGCTGGCCCGGCTGTACCTCTCCGATCTCGACCTGGCCGGATTTCGGGCCGCCCGGGACGAATTGTTCCGTTCGCACCCGTGCAGCCCGCTGCCGGCCGCCGAGCGGCCCGGGTTCACCGGGCTGCGTTGGTTCCCGCACGATCCGGCGGCCGTGGTCGAGGCGCCGCTGCGCCCCGCCTCCGGCACCGAGAGCATCGACACCGGCGGGCCCGACGGGGTCGTCGGTTACCGCCGGGTCGCGGTGGCCGAGACGCCGTGGGGCCCGCTCACCGTGTGGTGGATCGATGCGTACGGGGGCGGGCTGTTCGTCCCGCTGCTCGACGCCACCTGCGGTGCCGAGACGTACGGGGGCGGGCGCTACCTGACCGACACGGTCAAGGGCACCTTCGGGCGGGGCCTGACCGTGCTGCCCGGTGGGCGGGTCCGCCTCGACGCCAACTACCTCTACAACCCGAGTTGCGCGTACGACGACCGTTGGGCGTGCCCCCTCGCCCCGGCGGAGAACCGGGCCGACGTTCCGATCCGGGCCGGGGAGTTGGCGTACCACGGCTGA
- a CDS encoding general stress protein, whose translation MTTPSTPSAAWRPGMPGRDNLPSGPGGRPAAPSGDGHGPQTGPPTVTIGSYPDYPSAQRVVDYLADNRFPVERTSIVGTDLTLVETIMGRMTTGRAALVGAGTGAWFGLFIGLLFGIFTAGNWVAVIVIGLVVGAIWGAVFGAVVHAMTGGRRDFTSSSSLRASQYAVTVEADLADQARQLLGRMHFPSGAPAR comes from the coding sequence ATGACCACACCCTCGACGCCGAGCGCGGCCTGGCGGCCCGGGATGCCCGGGCGCGACAACCTCCCGTCCGGGCCGGGCGGTCGTCCGGCCGCCCCGAGCGGGGACGGACACGGGCCGCAGACCGGCCCACCGACGGTCACGATCGGGTCGTACCCGGACTATCCGTCCGCCCAGCGCGTGGTGGACTATCTGGCCGACAACCGGTTCCCGGTGGAGCGGACGTCGATCGTCGGCACCGACCTGACCCTGGTCGAGACGATCATGGGCCGGATGACCACCGGCCGGGCCGCCCTGGTGGGTGCGGGCACCGGCGCCTGGTTCGGGCTCTTCATCGGGCTGCTCTTCGGCATCTTCACCGCGGGAAACTGGGTCGCGGTGATCGTGATCGGCCTGGTGGTCGGCGCGATCTGGGGTGCGGTGTTCGGCGCAGTGGTGCACGCGATGACCGGCGGCCGGCGGGACTTCACCTCGTCCAGTTCGCTGCGGGCCAGCCAGTACGCGGTGACCGTCGAGGCCGACCTGGCCGACCAGGCCCGGCAGTTGCTCGGCCGGATGCACTTCCCGAGCGGCGCGCCCGCCCGGTAA
- a CDS encoding glycoside hydrolase family 15 protein: protein MDAGRISEHGFLADGRTAALVDRAGAVNWWCPARFDGPSVFGRLLDDTAGHWSIRPEDDFTTERSYLDDTLVLRTVFTTRTGTVAVTDALALAAGARGHEIGLCSPQVLARVVEGISGEVPMRVEYQPRFEYGRVRAYLTGTEQTIDAVAGGSRLSLRANVPMTCGDGAASGRFTARAGTTHHFTLGYAPTYDGGEPALPDADRVMVDTVAGWRSWAGLHDYQGHYRDQVRRSAMVVQGMTYVPSGAVVAAATTSLPEELGGERNYDYRFVWVRDFSLTLQALWLAACPDEANRQFAWVSRAMGMIGDEPVPIMYGVEGERDLTEHRLDHLAGYADSRPVLVGNDAWRQRQTDVLGEILDAAWRMRYYLDPMSPEVRHLLHALADQATVDWRRPDAGMWEARDAERHYLSSKVQCWTALDRAVRFGTRIGDAADVARWAAARNEVREAVLTRGWNDRVGAYTGAFDSDELDASVLIMPLVGFLPADDPRMRATVDVVERRLSRDGLLRRWDGDPAGFVICSFWLVGCLAEAGELERAQRLFEQLAAQANDLGLYAEQIDPATGEQVGNFPQAFSHIGLINAAGQIGAAAERLGGRAGLATATQGRGA from the coding sequence GTGGACGCCGGACGGATCAGCGAGCACGGGTTCCTCGCCGACGGGCGTACCGCCGCGCTGGTGGACCGGGCCGGCGCGGTGAACTGGTGGTGCCCGGCCCGGTTCGACGGCCCGTCGGTCTTCGGGCGGCTGCTCGACGACACCGCCGGGCACTGGAGCATCCGGCCCGAGGACGACTTCACCACCGAACGGTCCTACCTGGACGACACGCTGGTGCTGCGTACCGTCTTCACCACCCGGACCGGGACGGTGGCCGTCACCGACGCCCTGGCGCTGGCGGCCGGGGCGCGCGGCCACGAGATCGGCCTGTGCTCCCCGCAGGTGCTGGCCCGGGTCGTCGAGGGGATCTCCGGCGAGGTGCCGATGCGGGTGGAGTACCAGCCCCGCTTCGAGTACGGCCGGGTCCGCGCCTACCTCACCGGCACCGAGCAGACGATCGACGCCGTCGCCGGCGGCAGCCGGCTGAGCCTGCGCGCCAACGTCCCGATGACCTGCGGCGACGGGGCGGCGAGCGGGCGGTTCACCGCCCGCGCCGGCACCACCCACCACTTCACCCTCGGGTACGCACCGACCTACGACGGCGGCGAGCCCGCGCTGCCCGACGCCGACCGGGTGATGGTCGATACGGTGGCCGGCTGGCGGTCCTGGGCCGGGCTGCACGACTACCAGGGGCACTACCGCGACCAGGTGCGGCGCAGCGCGATGGTGGTGCAGGGGATGACCTACGTGCCCAGCGGCGCGGTCGTCGCGGCGGCCACCACCTCGCTGCCCGAGGAACTCGGCGGCGAGCGCAACTACGACTACCGCTTCGTCTGGGTACGCGACTTCAGCCTCACCCTCCAGGCGCTCTGGCTGGCCGCCTGTCCCGACGAGGCGAACCGGCAGTTCGCCTGGGTGTCCCGGGCCATGGGCATGATCGGCGACGAACCCGTGCCGATCATGTACGGCGTCGAGGGCGAGCGCGACCTCACCGAGCACCGCCTCGACCACCTCGCCGGCTACGCCGACAGCCGGCCGGTGCTCGTCGGCAACGACGCCTGGCGGCAGCGGCAGACCGACGTGCTCGGCGAGATCCTCGACGCCGCCTGGCGGATGCGGTACTACCTCGACCCGATGTCGCCCGAGGTCCGGCACCTGCTGCACGCCCTCGCCGACCAGGCGACGGTGGACTGGCGCCGGCCGGACGCCGGGATGTGGGAGGCGCGCGACGCCGAGCGGCACTACCTGTCGTCCAAGGTGCAGTGCTGGACCGCGCTGGACCGGGCGGTCCGGTTCGGGACGCGGATCGGCGACGCCGCCGACGTGGCGCGCTGGGCGGCGGCCCGGAACGAGGTACGCGAGGCGGTGCTGACCCGGGGCTGGAACGACCGGGTCGGCGCGTACACCGGGGCCTTCGACTCCGACGAGTTGGACGCCTCGGTGCTGATCATGCCGCTGGTCGGCTTCCTGCCCGCCGACGACCCCCGGATGCGCGCCACCGTCGACGTGGTGGAGCGGCGGCTCTCCCGTGACGGACTGCTGCGGCGCTGGGACGGTGACCCGGCGGGCTTCGTGATCTGCTCGTTCTGGCTGGTCGGCTGCCTCGCCGAGGCCGGCGAGCTGGAGCGGGCCCAACGGCTGTTCGAGCAGCTCGCCGCGCAGGCCAACGACCTGGGGCTCTACGCCGAGCAGATCGACCCGGCCACCGGCGAGCAAGTGGGCAACTTCCCGCAGGCGTTTTCGCACATCGGCCTGATCAACGCCGCGGGCCAGATCGGCGCGGCCGCCGAACGGCTCGGTGGCCGCGCCGGGCTAGCCACCGCGACCCAGGGCCGGGGCGCCTGA
- a CDS encoding ATP-binding SpoIIE family protein phosphatase, with translation MSGTVGRVPTPSAPSSGAPTGPGAAASGAADPSALRWADTPLGAPEQWDPAVRAVVDLVLASPVPMALLYGDDLILVYNEGYAELIGARHPGALGRPAAEVFADIWHEPGAGEVIERAYRRGEPFLEREAVLPVDRHQTGPTEPAMFTRGFSPVRDSAGRTIGVLSVAAQTTQVTRQLQSLSDFAAALSGTLTLDDVARVTLRYGLDAFGADRVSFGVDEGPAWRMVRRVRGELLDEADERLPPLWRRIPADSPVPMVVTARSGVALFTADGQPLRNSPADRHDQKIRSLAALPLRSSVVRGAVTVGYQAPHPWSPSERALLAAAAELAGQAAERARRFETQHGTAQLLQRSMLPERLPDLPRLRIAARYDPGVDGNAAGGDFYDAFVLPSGALGVVLGDVAGHDVQAAARMGQVRAALRALALTDPRPDAVLAGLDRLVASLGTESGTQELFVTVVFGVIEADQERITLASAGHPAPLIRRCRADGEPTAEYVEVLPGPPLGLGYRPRTTAVPFRPGDTLLLYSDGVVERRWQDLFAGLTGLRAAVTGASSGDPRALCAVATAAVPGATEDDVAVLAVEHAVRPSRSASMAVPAEPTAPSRVRHWMTAQLTEWRVPEAVIGGAVLCTSELTTNALLHAGTAARVEIDLSAERLLVSVADSGTRGQVTRAQTDALSSRGRGLGLIEELSDAWGTDPTVRGSTVWFEILIPPSPGS, from the coding sequence ATGTCAGGCACGGTCGGGCGGGTGCCCACGCCTTCAGCCCCCTCCTCGGGAGCGCCGACGGGCCCGGGCGCCGCCGCGTCCGGCGCGGCCGACCCGTCGGCCCTGCGGTGGGCCGACACGCCGCTCGGTGCACCCGAGCAGTGGGACCCGGCCGTCCGCGCCGTGGTCGACCTGGTGCTCGCCTCGCCCGTACCGATGGCCCTGCTCTACGGCGACGACCTGATCCTGGTCTACAACGAGGGGTACGCCGAGCTGATCGGGGCGCGGCACCCGGGGGCGCTCGGGCGGCCGGCGGCGGAGGTGTTCGCCGACATCTGGCACGAGCCGGGCGCCGGGGAGGTGATCGAACGGGCGTACCGGCGGGGCGAGCCCTTCCTGGAACGGGAGGCGGTGCTGCCGGTCGACCGGCACCAGACCGGACCCACCGAGCCGGCCATGTTCACCCGCGGCTTCTCGCCGGTGCGGGACAGTGCCGGCCGGACCATCGGCGTGCTCAGCGTGGCCGCGCAGACCACCCAGGTCACCCGGCAGTTGCAGAGCCTGAGCGACTTCGCCGCCGCGCTCTCCGGCACGCTCACCCTCGACGACGTCGCCCGGGTCACTCTGCGCTACGGCCTCGACGCCTTCGGCGCCGACCGGGTCTCCTTCGGGGTCGACGAGGGGCCGGCCTGGCGGATGGTCCGTCGCGTCCGCGGCGAGCTGTTGGACGAGGCCGACGAACGGCTCCCGCCGTTGTGGCGACGGATACCGGCCGACTCGCCCGTCCCGATGGTGGTGACCGCCCGCAGCGGCGTGGCCCTGTTCACCGCCGACGGGCAGCCGCTGCGGAACTCCCCGGCGGACCGGCACGACCAGAAGATCCGCTCGCTCGCCGCCCTGCCGCTGCGCTCGTCTGTGGTCCGGGGCGCGGTGACCGTCGGCTACCAGGCGCCGCATCCGTGGTCGCCGTCGGAACGCGCGCTGCTCGCCGCCGCGGCGGAGCTGGCCGGCCAGGCCGCCGAGCGGGCCCGCCGCTTCGAGACCCAGCACGGCACCGCCCAGCTCCTGCAACGCAGCATGCTGCCCGAGCGGCTGCCCGACCTGCCCCGGCTGCGGATCGCCGCCCGGTACGACCCGGGCGTGGACGGCAACGCCGCCGGTGGCGACTTCTACGACGCGTTCGTGCTGCCCAGCGGCGCGCTCGGCGTGGTCCTGGGTGACGTGGCCGGGCACGACGTCCAGGCCGCCGCCCGGATGGGGCAGGTACGCGCGGCGCTGCGCGCGCTGGCGCTCACCGATCCCCGCCCGGACGCCGTGCTCGCCGGCCTGGACCGGCTGGTCGCCAGCCTGGGCACGGAGAGCGGGACGCAGGAGCTCTTCGTCACGGTGGTGTTCGGCGTCATCGAGGCCGACCAGGAGCGGATCACGCTGGCCAGCGCCGGGCATCCGGCCCCGCTGATCCGGCGCTGCCGGGCCGACGGCGAGCCGACGGCCGAGTACGTCGAGGTCTTGCCCGGCCCGCCGTTGGGCCTCGGCTACCGGCCGCGTACCACCGCGGTGCCGTTCCGCCCGGGCGACACCCTGCTGCTCTACAGCGACGGGGTGGTGGAGCGGCGCTGGCAGGACCTGTTCGCCGGGCTGACCGGGCTGCGCGCGGCGGTGACGGGCGCGAGCAGCGGCGACCCCCGGGCGCTCTGCGCGGTGGCCACCGCCGCCGTGCCCGGCGCGACCGAGGACGACGTGGCGGTGCTGGCCGTGGAGCACGCGGTACGGCCGAGCCGCTCGGCCAGCATGGCGGTGCCGGCGGAGCCGACCGCGCCGAGCCGGGTACGCCACTGGATGACCGCCCAGCTCACCGAGTGGCGGGTGCCCGAGGCGGTGATCGGCGGCGCGGTGCTGTGCACGAGCGAGCTGACCACCAACGCGCTGCTGCACGCCGGCACCGCCGCCCGGGTGGAGATCGACCTGAGCGCGGAACGGCTGCTGGTCTCGGTCGCCGACTCCGGCACCCGGGGGCAGGTGACCCGGGCGCAGACCGACGCCCTGAGCAGCCGCGGGCGCGGCCTGGGGCTGATCGAGGAGCTGAGCGACGCCTGGGGCACCGATCCCACGGTGCGCGGCTCGACCGTCTGGTTCGAGATCCTCATCCCGCCCTCGCCCGGCTCCTAG
- a CDS encoding SRPBCC family protein, with amino-acid sequence MSDVMEHVDVAVPIRTAYDQWTQFEAFPQFMEGVHEVRQLTDTMTHWTVEIAGVKREFDAEITEQLPDERVAWRSTEGARQAGVVTFHRLDEGHTRVTLQMEFEPQGLVEQAGDKLGVVDRRARADLERFKQFIERRGQQTGAWRGTVDRPTP; translated from the coding sequence ATGAGCGACGTGATGGAACATGTGGACGTTGCCGTTCCGATCCGTACCGCGTACGACCAGTGGACGCAGTTCGAGGCGTTTCCACAGTTCATGGAGGGCGTCCACGAGGTCCGGCAGCTCACCGACACGATGACCCACTGGACGGTCGAGATCGCCGGCGTGAAGCGCGAGTTCGACGCCGAGATCACCGAGCAGCTACCGGACGAGCGGGTGGCCTGGCGGTCGACCGAGGGCGCCCGGCAGGCCGGCGTGGTGACCTTCCACCGCCTCGACGAGGGGCACACCCGGGTCACCCTGCAGATGGAGTTCGAGCCGCAGGGCCTGGTCGAGCAGGCCGGCGACAAGCTCGGCGTGGTCGACCGCCGCGCCCGGGCCGACCTGGAGCGGTTCAAGCAGTTCATCGAGCGACGCGGTCAGCAGACCGGTGCCTGGCGGGGCACGGTCGACCGGCCCACCCCCTGA
- a CDS encoding DUF2795 domain-containing protein yields MERGSSKHSPRVDDNMVQDVSGLIQGPGAAGSRVDESRQPEPAGEDQPEPKTLTAGASRGGNPQGMSMDDVEARSRLGRFITMTALPGDRAALVANARENQAPTDIVTALESLPDGTRYQTISEVWAALGHKNETTRW; encoded by the coding sequence ATGGAACGTGGCAGCAGCAAGCACTCGCCCAGGGTCGACGACAACATGGTTCAGGACGTCAGCGGCCTCATCCAGGGGCCGGGGGCCGCGGGTTCCCGGGTCGACGAGTCCCGCCAGCCGGAGCCGGCGGGTGAGGACCAGCCGGAGCCGAAGACGTTGACGGCCGGCGCGAGCCGCGGCGGCAACCCGCAGGGCATGAGCATGGACGACGTGGAGGCGCGCAGCCGCCTCGGCCGGTTCATCACGATGACCGCTCTGCCCGGTGACCGCGCGGCGCTGGTGGCCAACGCCCGGGAGAACCAGGCGCCGACGGACATCGTCACCGCCCTGGAGAGCCTGCCCGACGGCACCCGTTACCAGACGATTTCCGAGGTGTGGGCCGCACTCGGGCACAAGAACGAGACGACGCGCTGGTGA
- a CDS encoding YihY/virulence factor BrkB family protein: MAATTEPVVTGRRARLPRRVRQLSWSTWRGVLARSGRNFVRDNCADRAAALTYYGVLALFPATVVVVALVGLVSDGERTVDTVVGLAREIGAGSVVGNDGFVSAVRGVVEQQDSAKVLLSFGLLGALWSASGFIGAFTRASNAVYGVAEGRPFYRLRPLQIGLAAVSLLLLAVAATGLIVSGPVTDAVGDRLHAGGLTRALWTVAKWPLLALVAMTLLSLLFWIAPNIRQPRFRWLTPGGGLALLAWVAASAGFGLYVANFGSYDVTYGSLGAVIAFLVWLYLSNCALLLGVQVNAELQRGRVMQTGAGDPGEPVLPPRAPAEE; the protein is encoded by the coding sequence ATGGCGGCGACGACGGAGCCGGTGGTCACCGGCCGACGGGCCCGACTCCCCCGGCGGGTCCGCCAGCTGAGCTGGTCCACCTGGCGCGGGGTGCTGGCCCGAAGCGGGCGGAACTTCGTCCGGGACAACTGCGCGGACCGGGCGGCGGCGTTGACGTACTACGGGGTGCTGGCGCTCTTTCCCGCCACCGTCGTGGTGGTGGCCCTGGTCGGGCTGGTCTCCGACGGCGAGCGGACCGTCGACACGGTGGTCGGCCTGGCCCGGGAGATCGGCGCGGGCTCGGTGGTCGGCAACGACGGCTTCGTCAGCGCGGTCCGCGGCGTGGTGGAGCAGCAGGACTCGGCCAAGGTGCTGCTCAGCTTCGGCCTGCTCGGCGCGCTCTGGTCGGCGTCCGGATTCATCGGCGCGTTCACCCGGGCGTCCAACGCCGTCTACGGGGTCGCGGAAGGGCGGCCGTTCTACCGGCTGCGCCCGTTGCAGATCGGCCTGGCCGCGGTGTCGTTGCTGCTGCTCGCCGTGGCCGCCACCGGGCTGATCGTCAGCGGCCCGGTCACCGACGCGGTCGGCGACCGGCTGCACGCCGGCGGGCTGACCCGCGCCCTGTGGACGGTGGCGAAGTGGCCGCTGCTCGCCCTGGTGGCGATGACGCTGCTGTCGCTGCTGTTCTGGATCGCCCCGAACATCCGGCAACCCCGGTTCCGTTGGCTCACCCCGGGCGGCGGTCTCGCCCTGCTGGCCTGGGTGGCCGCCTCGGCCGGCTTCGGCCTCTACGTCGCCAACTTCGGCTCGTACGACGTGACGTACGGCAGTCTCGGCGCGGTCATCGCCTTCCTGGTCTGGCTCTACCTGTCCAACTGCGCCCTGCTGCTCGGCGTACAGGTCAACGCCGAACTCCAGCGCGGGCGGGTGATGCAGACCGGTGCCGGGGATCCCGGCGAGCCCGTACTGCCGCCGCGCGCCCCAGCCGAGGAGTGA